A genomic segment from Candidatus Schekmanbacteria bacterium encodes:
- a CDS encoding protein-L-isoaspartate(D-aspartate) O-methyltransferase has protein sequence MNDYLALREKMIEEQLVERGITDVKVLFAMRKVPRHLFVPKSIEYKAYTDSALPIGEGQTISQPYIVALMTQSLLLQGEEKVLEIGTGSGYQTAILAEIASEVYSIERIGALTTRARKILDELGYTNISTRTFDGTYGWKDKAPFDAIIITAAAPSVPENLLKQLKDGGRLVAPIGTESSQDLVRIIKRGDELIEEKICSCLFVKLIGKYGWSNG, from the coding sequence ATGAACGATTACTTGGCATTGCGGGAGAAGATGATTGAAGAACAATTGGTTGAAAGAGGCATAACTGATGTAAAAGTACTCTTTGCAATGAGAAAGGTTCCCCGCCATCTTTTTGTTCCAAAAAGCATCGAGTATAAGGCATATACTGATTCAGCGCTTCCTATAGGAGAGGGACAAACAATCTCTCAACCTTATATTGTAGCATTGATGACACAATCATTGTTGCTTCAAGGTGAAGAGAAAGTCCTTGAGATTGGCACAGGTTCAGGATATCAAACTGCTATACTGGCTGAAATCGCAAGTGAAGTATATTCGATTGAAAGGATTGGAGCTCTTACAACGAGAGCTAGAAAGATTTTGGATGAACTTGGCTATACAAATATAAGCACAAGGACCTTTGACGGTACATATGGTTGGAAAGATAAAGCGCCATTTGACGCAATAATAATAACTGCCGCCGCTCCATCGGTGCCTGAAAACCTTCTCAAACAACTTAAAGATGGAGGACGGCTCGTTGCTCCTATTGGCACAGAGTCATCTCAAGACCTTGTTAGAATTATAAAAAGAGGCGATGAGCTTATTGAAGAGAAGATTTGCAGTTGCCTTTTTGTGAAATTGATAGGAAAATATGGCTGGTCTAATGGATAA